In Pseudothermotoga hypogea DSM 11164 = NBRC 106472, the following are encoded in one genomic region:
- a CDS encoding MBL fold metallo-hydrolase, whose translation MILQIYSKALYSTWIYYAPERILFDAGEGVSLTMANRIYAIKYIFLTHGHVDHISGLWTIINSRNNSMGDREKPLTIYYPKGNTAVEEWLQFIVKVNGDLRFELNLVPITAGQKIFLRQAGSFARYVVPFRVRHTQYDQSFGYNVIEVRRRLKEEFKNLKESEIAHLSKELGQENITEAYEKKVLTISGDTYGIDPSDAFETEILLHECTFLKKEDRKMNAHAALDEVLSIAREARVKKLVLYHISTRYSGKIERYLKNLAEEPFEIHYVDPNELFTM comes from the coding sequence CTGATACTTCAAATATACTCCAAGGCACTGTATTCGACCTGGATTTATTATGCTCCGGAAAGGATCCTGTTCGACGCCGGTGAAGGCGTTTCTTTGACCATGGCAAACAGAATCTACGCCATAAAGTACATCTTTCTCACCCACGGTCACGTTGACCACATATCCGGTCTATGGACGATAATAAATTCGCGCAACAACTCTATGGGTGACAGGGAAAAACCCCTCACGATATACTACCCAAAGGGGAACACGGCAGTTGAAGAATGGCTCCAGTTCATTGTGAAAGTCAACGGGGACCTGAGGTTCGAGCTCAACCTTGTCCCAATAACTGCGGGTCAAAAGATCTTTCTGAGGCAGGCTGGAAGCTTTGCAAGGTACGTCGTGCCTTTCAGGGTCAGGCACACACAGTATGACCAGAGTTTCGGCTACAACGTGATCGAAGTGCGAAGAAGGTTGAAAGAAGAATTCAAGAACCTGAAAGAATCTGAGATCGCGCACCTTTCTAAGGAGCTCGGTCAGGAGAACATCACAGAAGCATACGAAAAAAAGGTTCTCACCATCTCTGGTGATACCTATGGAATAGACCCGTCGGACGCATTTGAAACGGAGATACTCCTGCACGAGTGCACCTTCTTGAAGAAGGAAGACAGAAAGATGAACGCACACGCTGCGCTGGACGAAGTACTCTCCATCGCCAGAGAGGCGAGGGTGAAGAAACTCGTTCTCTATCACATCTCCACGCGTTACTCGGGAAAGATCGAAAGATATCTGAAGAACTTGGCTGAAGAACCG
- the rplI gene encoding 50S ribosomal protein L9 has product MKVILLKDIPGMGKANEVKEVSDGYARNYLIPKGLARPATEGEIKKIENERALKEHREDLMRKRSEEILKQLQRKVHRIEVKAGAGGKLFGALTGVALAEILSDSVGTQIDKRWIELEKPIKEIGLYDVKLRLPGGVKGTVKVEVIAEQKE; this is encoded by the coding sequence GTGAAGGTCATATTGCTCAAGGATATTCCCGGTATGGGAAAAGCCAACGAAGTGAAGGAAGTGAGCGACGGGTACGCGAGGAACTATTTGATACCCAAAGGTCTCGCCAGGCCCGCCACGGAGGGTGAGATCAAGAAAATAGAGAACGAAAGAGCCTTGAAAGAACACAGGGAAGACCTGATGCGCAAAAGGAGCGAGGAGATCTTGAAGCAACTTCAAAGAAAGGTGCACAGGATCGAGGTGAAGGCTGGAGCAGGTGGAAAGCTCTTCGGAGCTCTCACGGGCGTGGCACTCGCAGAAATTTTGAGTGACAGCGTCGGGACGCAGATCGACAAGAGATGGATCGAGCTCGAAAAACCCATCAAGGAGATTGGACTGTACGATGTGAAACTGAGACTTCCAGGGGGCGTCAAGGGTACGGTCAAAGTGGAAGTCATCGCTGAACAGAAGGAGTGA
- a CDS encoding DUF4911 domain-containing protein: protein MEYDVYLKMDSNDVHTLSYILEVEDNLLNMRKYENGVLRILVPADLLDELLNFLHNVKNCVKFELVDVRLNRGII, encoded by the coding sequence GTGGAGTACGATGTGTACTTGAAAATGGACAGCAACGACGTTCACACGTTGAGCTACATACTCGAGGTCGAGGACAACCTTCTGAACATGAGAAAGTACGAAAACGGTGTTTTAAGAATACTCGTGCCTGCGGATCTGCTCGACGAGTTGCTGAACTTCTTACACAACGTCAAAAACTGTGTGAAATTCGAACTTGTGGACGTGAGGTTGAACCGTGGGATTATTTGA
- a CDS encoding YqeG family HAD IIIA-type phosphatase translates to MGLFDLLKPDEFVNDLRNLQIERYLSMGKDVFVFDFDNTLGLWRNAEIKEDLKDMLEHLKSKGARVLIVSNGRPRKLKGLNDFDVIWRAGKPFSTKLKKIFEDFEPSRVVFVGDQIFTDVITGKRFGFYTIKVNPLSDREFFGTKLLRIFEKILLTCWKGR, encoded by the coding sequence GTGGGATTATTTGATCTTCTCAAACCCGACGAGTTTGTGAACGATCTGAGGAACTTACAGATCGAGAGGTACCTTTCGATGGGGAAGGACGTGTTTGTCTTTGATTTCGACAACACTCTTGGACTCTGGAGAAACGCGGAGATAAAGGAAGATCTCAAAGACATGCTCGAACACTTAAAATCGAAGGGCGCGAGGGTCCTCATCGTGTCGAACGGTCGGCCAAGAAAGTTGAAGGGCCTCAACGATTTCGACGTTATATGGCGTGCCGGGAAACCTTTTTCCACAAAGTTGAAGAAGATCTTCGAAGATTTTGAACCTTCCCGGGTAGTGTTCGTCGGGGATCAGATCTTCACCGACGTGATCACAGGAAAGAGGTTTGGTTTTTACACGATCAAGGTGAATCCTCTGTCCGACAGGGAATTCTTCGGCACAAAGTTGCTCAGAATCTTTGAAAAAATCTTGCTGACGTGCTGGAAGGGAAGATGA
- the yqeH gene encoding ribosome biogenesis GTPase YqeH, producing the protein MKCKGCGAEIQHEDETLPGYIPKEVFERRSLAGEEILCQRCFRARHYGKLMPVRLEDFWTQLINVIKEVDVVVWILDITDFEGSYDPKIFEVLSSVKKILVVNKIDLLPRAVTVQEIDSWVRRQVLDEPFDVILTSATKRYGLRRLKEKILEFRRVLFVGVTNVGKSSLFKEITGKDVSVTPFPGTTLGLIRAKLFNTILFDSPGITTKHRLIDFLSPESQKKLTHADHLSRFTFKPDRNSVIFLGGVCRLDIDFKSELRPIFQIFANEAVKFHQTSKVKADTLWKRQYGKLLVPPFDPQELPIESLSFQEKRFELDASEELAIAGLGWLSVRRGPFETCLKTIDGIYVRKREALINPARKERRA; encoded by the coding sequence ATGAAGTGTAAAGGATGTGGCGCCGAGATCCAGCACGAGGACGAAACACTCCCGGGTTACATACCCAAGGAAGTCTTCGAGAGGAGAAGTTTAGCAGGAGAAGAAATACTGTGTCAAAGGTGCTTCAGGGCGAGGCACTACGGTAAGTTGATGCCGGTGCGATTAGAAGATTTCTGGACTCAGCTCATAAACGTCATCAAAGAGGTGGACGTCGTAGTTTGGATCCTCGACATCACCGATTTCGAGGGCAGTTACGATCCAAAGATCTTTGAAGTCCTGTCCTCAGTCAAAAAGATTCTCGTTGTGAACAAAATAGATCTGCTTCCGAGGGCTGTGACCGTTCAGGAGATAGATAGCTGGGTGAGAAGACAGGTTTTAGACGAACCGTTCGACGTGATCCTCACCAGCGCAACGAAGCGTTACGGTTTGCGAAGGCTCAAAGAGAAGATCCTCGAGTTTCGACGCGTTCTCTTCGTCGGTGTGACGAACGTTGGAAAATCTTCGCTCTTCAAGGAAATCACAGGGAAGGATGTGAGCGTTACGCCGTTTCCAGGAACAACCTTAGGGTTGATACGCGCGAAGTTGTTCAACACCATTCTGTTTGATTCTCCAGGCATAACCACCAAACACAGATTGATAGATTTCTTGAGTCCGGAAAGTCAAAAAAAACTCACCCACGCAGATCATCTGAGCAGATTCACGTTCAAACCCGACAGGAACAGTGTAATTTTTCTTGGGGGAGTCTGCAGGCTGGATATCGACTTCAAATCGGAGCTGAGACCTATTTTTCAGATCTTTGCGAACGAGGCTGTGAAGTTCCACCAGACCAGCAAAGTCAAGGCCGATACGCTTTGGAAAAGACAGTATGGGAAACTCCTTGTTCCCCCATTCGATCCACAGGAGTTGCCAATCGAGAGCTTGAGCTTTCAAGAAAAGAGGTTCGAGCTGGACGCTTCCGAGGAGCTGGCGATTGCAGGTTTGGGCTGGTTGAGCGTTCGTCGAGGTCCGTTTGAAACATGTTTGAAAACCATCGATGGTATATATGTAAGAAAGAGAGAAGCGCTGATAAATCCCGCAAGAAAGGAGAGACGAGCATGA